From Erigeron canadensis isolate Cc75 chromosome 8, C_canadensis_v1, whole genome shotgun sequence, one genomic window encodes:
- the LOC122578899 gene encoding chaperone protein dnaJ 11, chloroplastic-like — MFSSTVSPPNSLRLRPPPPPPFHSSPTTLSPTSPNLRSPPISATVYATADTISPPSFMSIINSPPSLYEILGISNRATETEIKSAYRRMARISHPDVKNCSGEEFIKIHSAYSTLSDPDKRVAYDRRLTLMNRSKSFSSNRPSNSNNGFKGYTGRNWETDQCW, encoded by the coding sequence ATGTTTTCCTCCACCGTATCTCCTCCCAATTCCCTCCGTCTCCGCCCACCCCCACCGCCGCCGTTCCACTCTTCCCCCACCACTCTATCTCCGACATCACCAAATCTCCGATCACCACCAATCTCCGCCACCGTTTACGCCACTGCCGACACAATTTCACCACCATCGTTCATGTCCATCATTAATTCGCCACCTTCTTTATATGAAATTCTTGGCATATCTAACAGAGCAACAGAAACCGAAATAAAAAGTGCTTATCGCCGGATGGCAAGAATTTCACACCCAGATGTCAAAAATTGTTCTGGGGAAGAATTCATTAAGATCCATTCGGCTTATTCCACGTTATCCGATCCGGATAAACGTGTGGCTTATGATCGTAGGTTGACACTAATGAATAGATCGAAATCGTTTTCGAGTAATAGACCCTCAAATTCGAACAATGGATTCAAGGGTTACACTGGTCGGAATTGGGAAACCGACCAGTGTTGGTAG
- the LOC122579007 gene encoding uncharacterized protein LOC122579007 encodes MADIVKQILARPIQLADQVIKTSDEAVINKQDCAELKSKTEKLAGLLRQAARASSDLYERPTKRIIDDTEQVLDKALSLVLKCRNNGVIKRVFTIIPAAGFRKMSAQLENSIGDVSWLLRVSAPNNSTDEYLGLPPIAANEPILCLIWEQIAILYTGSLDDRSDAAASLVSLARDNDRYGKLIIEEGGVNPLLKLAKEGKMEGQENAALAIGLLGRDPESVEHMIHSGVCSVFVKILKEGPMKVQGVVAWAVSELVAHYPKCQDLFAQHNIVRLLVGHLAFETVEEHSKYAITSNKPTSIHAVVLASNNNTNGNNSSTGNNVNQSNKGVVNQNYDDDKNRVAHPGGTSTDSQQPFRMHSVVASTMAMKNQTKVPVSQGSNGMAANTNLSQKSENVVKKQNHHHYTNVSLTAHSLHKGRELEDPATKAYMKAMAARALWHLASGNSAICKSITESRALLCFAVLLEKGPEDVQYNSAMALMEITSVAEQDSELRRSAFKPNAPACKAVIEQLLKIIEKADSKLLLPCVNAIGNLARTFRATESQMIQPLVQLLDEREPEITKAAAVALTKFACSENYLHLDHSKAIISAGGAKHLIQLVYFGEQMVQPATLVLLCYIALHVPDSEDLAQAEVLTVVEWASKQSLFIQDEAVESLLQNSKGRLELYQSRGSRGFH; translated from the coding sequence ATGGCAGATATAGTCAAACAGATCTTAGCCCGACCCATTCAGTTAGCAGATCAAGTCATCAAAACATCAGATGAAGCCGTAATCAACAAACAAGATTGCGCCgaactcaaatcaaaaaccgaAAAGTTAGCTGGCCTTTTACGCCAAGCGGCTCGAGCCAGTAGCGATCTTTATGAACGACCCACAAAACGTATAATTGATGACACCGAACAAGTTCTCGACAAAGCACTTTCTTTAGTACTTAAATGTCGTAACAATGGTGTTATAAAACGTGTTTTTACTATAATCCCAGCTGCCGGTTTTCGAAAAATGTCTGCCCAGCTTGAAAATTCAATTGGTGATGTTTCTTGGTTGTTACGTGTGTCTGCACCGAATAATTCGACAGATGAGTATTTGGGTCTTCCCCCGATTGCTGCGAATGAGCcgattttgtgtttaatttgggAACAGATTGCGattttgtatacagggtcattAGATGATAGAAGTGACGCTGCTGCATCACTTGTTTCTTTAGCAAGAGATAATGATAGATATGGAAAGTTGATTATTGAAGAAGGCGGGGTTAATCCGCTTTTAAAGTTAGCAAAAGAAGGCAAAATGGAAGGTCAAGAAAATGCTGCATTGGCTATTGGGCTGTTGGGGCGAGATCCTGAAAGTGTGGAACATATGATACATTCTGGGGTGTGTTCTGTTTTTGTTAAGATTTTAAAAGaagggcctatgaaagtacaaggTGTTGTGGCTTGGGCTGTTTCTGAGTTAGTTGCACATTATCCGAAATGTCAGGATTTATTTGCTCAACATAATATTGTGAGGTTGTTAGTTGGGCATCTCGCGTTTGAGACGGTTGAAGAACATAGTAAGTATGCTATTACTAGTAATAAACCGACTTCTATTCATGCTGTTGTTTTAGctagtaataataatactaatggTAATAATAGTAGTACTGGTAATAATGTGAATCAAAGTAATAAGGGTGTGGTTAATCAGaattatgatgatgataagaATAGAGTTGCGCATCCTGGCGGGACTAGTACGGATAGTCAGCAACCGTTTAGGATGCATAGTGTTGTTGCTAGTACTATGGCTATGAAAAACCAAACTAAGGTTCCTGTTAGTCAAGGTAGTAATGGAATGGCAGCGAATACGAACCTAAGTCAAAAAAGTGAGAATGTTGTGAAGAAGcagaatcatcatcattatacgAATGTATCATTAACTGCTCATAGTTTACATAAAGGGAGGGAATTAGAAGatcctgcaacaaaagcttatATGAAGGCTATGGCTGCTAGAGCACTATGGCATTTGGCTAGTGGGAATTCAGCCATTTGTAAGAGTATTACTGAATCAAGAGCTTTGTTATGTTTTGCTGTCTTGTTGGAGAAAGGTCCTGAAGATGTGCAGTATAATTCAGCTATGGCGCTTATGGAAATTACTAGTGTGGCAGAACAAGATTCTGAGCTGAGACGTTCTGCTTTCAAACCAAATGCACCTGCTTGCAAAGCTGTTATTGAACAATTACTTAAAATTATAGAAAAAGCAGACTCGAAGCTCCTGCTTCCATGTGTTAACGCGATTGGAAACTTGGCAAGAACTTTCCGTGCCACTGAGTCTCAGATGATTCAACCATTGGTTCAACTTCTTGATGAACGAGAACCAGAGATTACAAAAGCAGCAGCCGTTGCATTGACCAAGTTCGCCTGCTCAGAAAACTATCTCCACCTTGACCATTCCAAAGCGATTATCAGTGCTGGAGGTGCCAAACATTTGATTCAGTTGGTCTACTTTGGTGAACAAATGGTTCAGCCCGCTACTTTGGTGCTGCTATGCTACATTGCTCTGCACGTGCCAGATAGTGAAGATCTTGCGCAAGCTGAGGTGCTTACCGTTGTTGAATGGGCATCGAAACAATCTCTGTTTATCCAAGATGAAGCCGTGGAGTCTCTTTTACAGAACTCCAAAGGTAGGTTGGAACTCTATCAATCTCGAGGATCACGGGGTTTTCATTAG